The following DNA comes from Rosa rugosa chromosome 5, drRosRugo1.1, whole genome shotgun sequence.
CCTTTTATTCTCCGCAACCAAACAAGGATAATTTTGATTAAGGAGCAAGAACTTAATGGCCACATTGGTGATTGACTTTTTTACATGGATTCTCCACGTTTTCGTACATGCTTTAGCAAAAGACACAGATAGACAACCAAAGCAGATCAAGATTGACCACCAAGGCTTCAAAGAATCAAATCTTTCGAACGGATTCATATTTCTTTTTATATTAGATTCCTCAAAGTAGACAGGCTCTCCATTATCATTAGTTTAATCTCTGATAGCAGGATGACAACCAAGGACTAATAATAGAATAGTGGTCTCTAAAcagaacaacaaaaacaaacttGATTCACTGCAAAGGTTCCACAAAGCAAAAACTGCAAGCTGTCAGTTTTCTCATAGTGTCATATGCAAACTCAAAATCGATTTCTGCGCTTTTAACttcaaacaaaaccaattcttTTCTTAAGTCTAAAAACCACCCCTAGCTCTGAATGAATATGTAAATGAGCAGCTAGCAAATAATTTCCAATGAACAAAACTCATGTACAAAATTATTGcaagtaaataaaagaaaagcatAGGTTACAAAGGTAACAAGGTTATTTGACCCTTGAAGGTTCATTAAGAAGTTGTAGCAGACAGAAAACTCCTTTCCATACAATTCATACAAGCATAATTCATTAGTGAAAGAGAACTTTCAATCAATTTAGAGAGGTGTTATACAATAATCTTGAAGAGATTCTCTACAACCTCCCAactttcttgttttcttttgacAAATTGTAGGCTTAGAAACTTAATTCCAACATAGGAATTGACCCACCAGCTGCCACAATTTGTTGCTCCATCTGCAATCAACAATATGTAATCTTAAGAAACAAAAGCATAGATAAATAAATAACGAGTTCAGCAGAATAAATCAGTGTATTCTACTCACCGCGAAAAGAGTTTCAAGCTTGTTCTTCACAAGGTAGTACTCTTGCTTTAATTGTTGAAGACATCTGATACACCTGTTAACAACAAGATCTCAGTTAACTTTTTCATTAATTTTCAAGAGCTGATAAAGAAAAAGCTTATACGAAAGCTAATCTAGGAGTGTTTATATCTGAGGAGCGTTGAGGAAACTTACCCTTCAATGTTTTGTTCCTCACAGAAGTTGCGGAAAGCAATGCAGCCATTTTTAACTCTTTGTGCACCAACACTGCCAAACGACAAAATTCACCACAGTGAGCTTTAGACATTTTTGATGTCCTAGATCTGAAACTAGATTAAGGTTCTTGCATAGTTTAATTTGAAGGGTGCAGATAGTGGACTTAACCCATGTTTGCGAGACATTTAAAGAATGTTGCAGTAACCAAAAAGCCAAGATTTGTAAGTGGATCATTTAGCTCATAACGCAATTTTGAGAGACATTAAACGAATGTTGCAGTAACCAAAAAGCCAAGATTTGTAAATGGATCATTTAGCTCATACCTCAATTTTGAGAGACATTACTTtctgtaattttctatttaagAGAAAAAAGGGAAATTTATGTGTACCTGGAGCTGCTACCCTTGAACTGGTGAACATGGGCACCAATCTTTTTGAAGTCTACACTCGGCTGCTCTCTGtgcaatgaaaacaaaaaacgcAAAACCCCATGAAAATCGAAGTATCCAAAAGCAAAGCATGAGCACAAAACCAAGCAACCCAatccaaaagagaaaaagacagattgaaaaggaaaaatctTGGGTCCTTACAGAGCTCTGGTGATATCATTGAGAAGCTTCTCAGAATCATCAAAGAATAGAGACACCACTTCCACAACAAAATCTGGGTTGCTCTCATCTTGAAGCTGTTGAAGCTGCAGAAACTGTCCATCCAAAAGCCCCTTCTCTCCCCCAAAAACCcaccagaaaacaaaaatgaccaaacaaaatcaagaacacaacaaaaaggcaaaaccaaccaaaattcaacaaaaccaaaacaaacccaTCTGAAAATTATTCATCATAAATCCTCAACATTTTATGTTCCTTACCTCCAGAAACAAGGACTTTGTGTAGTCAACCCACTGTCTCTGCATCTGACCCACCTccatgtttttggttttgttccTCCCTACACAGACAGACCCAGCAGCAGCAAAAGCTTGTGCCTTGAAATTACAGATCTTGAGGAATTATTGCACAAACATATAAATGCTTGGAAACCCTGAAAAGGATTTGATAAGTTCAACGTGAAAGAAACAAAATCCAAAGCTTTGTTTTTGGGTATGTCTACTGTCTAGTACTAGTTGTAGAGTCTGACCCTGACCccccttcctctctctctctctctctctctctctctggataTGTGCTCTGGTTGTTTTAGTATTTTTATTCACAGAATCATAAACCCCACAATGGGCATTGGCCATTTCTTTACGGATTTATGAGCATTTAATCTCCTCTCTTTCcccactctctcttctttttttattttctaatttaatttctcttttgttttttttttaaactaaaagaaaagaaaaaaactattGGTCCTGATTGATTTTTCTTGGCCAATAACTACTGGTCCTCATTGTAAGTTGTACATGGGTTTCGACTTTCGAGTGTTTGACACAGAAGTgacttcatttttcttttttaatatttgGGAAGAATGTGCATTTCTTcgtgcttctttttctttactaAATTACAAaagtcattttcatttttttggaCAAACAAAGTCATTTTTTCATTTGCTACTAGCATTATATAAACCTAAGTTTTCAATTTTCCCCATCAATAAGTCTTTGTCATCCTATCATTATACGTCATTTCTGTAGTAAGTAGTATCAAGGGCAGATCTAGGGTTTTAGAATGAAGTGGACAAACTAAAATATTTTAATATTCaattaataatattttaattaa
Coding sequences within:
- the LOC133709494 gene encoding histidine-containing phosphotransfer protein 1, translated to MEVGQMQRQWVDYTKSLFLEGLLDGQFLQLQQLQDESNPDFVVEVVSLFFDDSEKLLNDITRALEQPSVDFKKIGAHVHQFKGSSSSVGAQRVKNGCIAFRNFCEEQNIEGCIRCLQQLKQEYYLVKNKLETLFAMEQQIVAAGGSIPMLELSF